In a single window of the Helicoverpa zea isolate HzStark_Cry1AcR chromosome 9, ilHelZeax1.1, whole genome shotgun sequence genome:
- the LOC124632898 gene encoding oxidoreductase-like domain-containing protein 1 encodes MFKLQSLRLLAARKDRNKLIRSCTTKSQAEDEKEKELQRIAKDASIDEPPTACCQSGCSNCVFIVWAEAVSAKVQNVGPEVSEKILNMVEDPSMKAYLEMELRLRGLKK; translated from the exons atgtTT AAATTACAAAGTCTACGCTTGCTGGCCGCGAGAAAAGATAGGAATAAATTAATTCGATCCTGTACAACAAAATCTCAAGCTGAAGATGAAAAAGAGAAAGAACTACAGAGGATTGCTAAAGAT gCCTCAATAGATGAACCACCAACAGCTTGCTGTCAATCAGGGTGCTCAAATTGTGTGTTCATAGTATGGGCTGAAGCAGTATCGGCTAAAGTGCAAAATGTTGGCCCAGAAGTCAGTGAAAAGATACTGAACATGGTGGAAGATCCATCAATGAAAGCCTACCTTGAAATGGAACTGAGACTACGAGGGCTTAAGAAATGA